A region of Pongo pygmaeus isolate AG05252 chromosome 15, NHGRI_mPonPyg2-v2.0_pri, whole genome shotgun sequence DNA encodes the following proteins:
- the TMEM121 gene encoding transmembrane protein 121 yields the protein MVLPPPDRRHVCLTTLVIMGSMAVMDAYLVEQNQGPRKIGVCIIVLVGDVCFLLVLRYVAVWVGAEVRTAKRGYAMILWFLYIFVLEIKLYFIFQNYKAARRGAADPVARKALTLLLSVCVPGLFLLLVALDRMEYVRTFRKREDLRGRLFWVALDLLDLLDMQASLWEPPRSGLPLWAEGLTFFYCYMLLLVLPCVALSEVSMQGEHIAPQKMMLYPVLSLATVNVVAVLARAANMALFRDSRVSAIFVGKNVVALATKACTFLEYRRQVRDFPPPALALELQPPPPQRNSVPPPPPLHGPPGRPHGSSPTCDPLDT from the coding sequence ATGGTGCTGCCGCCCCCGGACCGGCGCCACGTGTGCCTGACCACGCTGGTGATCATGGGCAGCATGGCCGTCATGGACGCGTACCTGGTGGAGCAGAACCAGGGCCCGCGCAAGATCGGCGTGTGCATCATCGTGCTGGTGGGCGACGTGTGCTTCCTGCTGGTGCTGCGCTACGTGGCCGTGTGGGTGGGCGCCGAGGTGCGCACGGCCAAGCGCGGCTACGCCATGATCCTGTGGTTCCTCTACATCTTCGTGCTGGAGATCAAGCTCTACTTCATCTTCCAGAACTACAAGGCGGCGCGGCGCGGCGCGGCGGACCCTGTGGCGCGCAAGGCGCTGACGCTGCTGCTGTCGGTGTGTGTGCCCGGCCTGTTCCTGCTGCTTGTGGCGCTGGACCGCATGGAGTACGTGCGCACCTTCCGCAAGCGCGAGGACCTGCGCGGCCGCCTGTTTTGGGTGGCGCTGGACCTGCTGGACCTGCTGGACATGCAGGCCAGCCTGTGGGAGCCGCCGCGCTCCGGGCTGCCGCTGTGGGCTGAGGGCCTCACCTTCTTCTACTGCTAcatgctgctgctggtgctgccGTGCGTGGCGCTCAGCGAGGTCAGCATGCAGGGCGAGCACATAGCGCCGCAGAAGATGATGCTCTACCCGGTGCTCAGCCTCGCCACCGTCAATGTGGTAGCCGTGCTGGCGCGCGCCGCCAACATGGCGCTGTTCCGAGACAGCCGCGTCTCGGCCATCTTCGTCGGCAAAAACGTGGTGGCGCTCGCCACCAAGGCCTGCACCTTCCTGGAGTACCGCCGCCAGGTGCGCGACTTCCCGCCGCCTGCGCTAGCGCTGGAGCTGCAGCCGCCACCCCCGCAGCGCAACTcggtgccgccgccgccgccgctgcacGGCCCGCCTGGGCGCCCCCACGGGTCCTCGCCCACGTGTGACCCCCTGGACACGTGA